One part of the Corynebacterium aurimucosum ATCC 700975 genome encodes these proteins:
- a CDS encoding S-ribosylhomocysteine lyase, translated as MTEKNSENKINVKSFELDHRLVAAPYIRVADRTDLGGGVEIIKYDLRFCQPNKEHLGTEALHSVEHMMANFMRNYTDKLIGFAPMGCRTGFYAITNGMEQDELLRAVEGALNDILNATEVPAANEVQCGWGAHHSLEGAQEAARDFLAAKDEWLNVMA; from the coding sequence ATGACTGAGAAGAACTCCGAGAACAAGATCAACGTAAAGTCCTTCGAGCTCGACCACCGGCTTGTCGCCGCCCCCTATATCCGCGTCGCCGACCGTACCGATCTGGGCGGCGGGGTCGAGATTATCAAGTATGACCTGCGCTTCTGCCAGCCCAACAAAGAGCACCTCGGTACCGAAGCACTGCACTCGGTCGAGCACATGATGGCCAACTTCATGCGTAACTACACCGACAAGCTCATCGGTTTTGCCCCGATGGGCTGCCGCACCGGCTTCTACGCCATCACCAACGGCATGGAGCAGGACGAGCTGCTCCGCGCCGTCGAGGGCGCACTCAATGACATCCTCAACGCCACCGAGGTTCCCGCCGCCAACGAGGTACAGTGCGGCTGGGGCGCCCACCACTCACTCGAGGGCGCACAGGAGGCCGCACGCGATTTCCTCGCGGCCAAGGATGAGTGGCTCAACGTCATGGCCTAG
- a CDS encoding RtcB family protein, producing MRLHNFASIVEDKTVAQAQLVADLPFVHPHVALMPDAHFGKGSSVGTVFGTLRAVIPAAVGVDIGCGMIAVRTHLTHAEIQDFALEDLRTAVEDSIPLSPGNYNGWIMDPRTEARTRELSQLAQDTGVDLGHSKNWRQQLGSLGGGNHFIELCLDESDRVWLFLHSGSRGVGNKIAQKHIKAAQRHCEKHWIQLADKDLAYLVEGTEEFDSYIADLHWAQHFALLNRDEMMDRFLDCVATWSGADREALELERINCRHNYTQRENHYGKNVWLTRKGAIKADEGDRGLIPGSMGTASYVVEGKGYPPGLKSASHGAGRVMSRTQAKARFTEADLAARMEGIVYRPGAEFVDEIPDAYKDIDRVMADAAQLVEVKHTLRQILNVKGT from the coding sequence ATGCGCCTGCACAACTTCGCCTCCATTGTTGAAGACAAGACGGTGGCGCAGGCACAACTCGTCGCTGACCTGCCCTTCGTCCACCCACACGTGGCGCTCATGCCTGATGCCCACTTTGGCAAGGGCTCCTCGGTCGGCACCGTCTTCGGCACGCTGCGTGCCGTCATCCCGGCGGCCGTCGGCGTGGACATCGGCTGCGGCATGATTGCCGTCCGGACCCACCTCACGCACGCGGAGATCCAGGACTTCGCTCTCGAGGACCTGCGCACCGCGGTCGAAGACTCCATTCCGCTCTCGCCCGGAAACTACAACGGTTGGATCATGGACCCGCGCACCGAGGCCCGCACGCGCGAGCTCTCGCAGCTGGCCCAGGACACCGGCGTGGATCTCGGCCACTCCAAAAACTGGCGTCAGCAGCTGGGCAGCCTGGGCGGCGGCAACCACTTCATCGAGCTGTGTCTCGACGAATCCGACCGCGTCTGGCTGTTCCTGCATTCTGGCTCGCGCGGCGTGGGCAACAAGATTGCCCAGAAGCACATCAAGGCCGCGCAGCGTCACTGCGAGAAGCACTGGATCCAGCTCGCGGACAAGGACCTGGCCTACCTCGTCGAGGGCACGGAAGAGTTCGACTCCTACATTGCGGATCTCCACTGGGCACAGCACTTTGCGCTGCTCAACCGCGATGAGATGATGGATCGTTTCCTCGACTGCGTCGCCACCTGGTCTGGCGCGGATCGCGAGGCCCTCGAGCTCGAGCGCATCAACTGCCGCCACAACTACACCCAGCGCGAGAACCACTACGGTAAGAACGTGTGGCTCACGCGTAAGGGCGCCATCAAGGCGGACGAAGGCGACCGCGGCCTCATCCCCGGCTCGATGGGCACCGCTAGCTACGTCGTGGAAGGCAAGGGCTACCCGCCGGGCCTCAAGTCTGCGTCGCACGGCGCGGGTCGCGTCATGTCGCGCACCCAGGCCAAGGCCCGCTTCACCGAGGCGGACCTTGCCGCACGCATGGAAGGGATCGTCTATCGTCCCGGCGCCGAGTTCGTCGATGAGATTCCGGACGCCTATAAGGACATCGACCGCGTGATGGCCGATGCCGCCCAGCTCGTTGAGGTCAAGCACACCCTGCGCCAGATCCTCAACGTCAAGGGCACCTAA
- a CDS encoding YihY/virulence factor BrkB family protein translates to MPAEEPETIVPFKSSTVLEVQGHDDERNPLAKGNRLRKESWGLVIRRTWNDFFHDAFMDRAAGMTYFTLMAFAPTVLAAYSIATLIFSSRQAEVEQLTSEFIEQYVPGSLSEQAHTVVGTIIGSSAQGTLALVISLAISLFSASAYVRAFSRTANTVYGRVEGRGIIRTWALMWGLTAVIVVGAVIVLFANLLRDAVLNEGLIPLARNVGLEDVATYLVRIFLPVWNWLRFPVTVVVVLTLIAVLYHFSPNVRPGRFRWITYGSVVALVGTVASWGLVGLYLKYFAAASAYGALSTVMAVFVATWLMNTVLIVGLKIDAEVLRAKELQLGLHSERFIQAPPRADNSSQAQARAQESLEQRAREISDNARQAQDDLVEEAEGAGKNAPS, encoded by the coding sequence ATGCCGGCCGAGGAGCCGGAGACCATCGTGCCGTTTAAGAGCTCGACCGTCCTGGAGGTCCAGGGACACGATGATGAGCGCAACCCCCTCGCCAAAGGTAATCGCCTGCGCAAGGAGAGCTGGGGGCTAGTCATCCGCCGCACGTGGAATGACTTCTTCCACGATGCTTTCATGGACCGCGCCGCGGGAATGACCTATTTCACGCTCATGGCTTTTGCGCCCACGGTGCTGGCCGCCTATTCCATCGCCACGCTCATCTTCTCCTCCCGCCAAGCGGAAGTGGAGCAGCTGACTTCTGAGTTCATTGAGCAATACGTTCCCGGTTCGCTATCAGAACAAGCCCATACGGTCGTCGGCACGATTATCGGATCCAGCGCGCAGGGCACGTTGGCGCTGGTCATCTCCCTGGCCATTTCGCTGTTTTCAGCATCGGCGTATGTGCGGGCCTTCTCGCGGACAGCCAATACCGTGTACGGCCGGGTGGAGGGCCGTGGCATCATCCGGACGTGGGCGCTGATGTGGGGGCTGACAGCGGTCATCGTGGTGGGCGCGGTCATCGTGCTCTTTGCCAACTTGCTGCGTGATGCAGTTCTTAATGAGGGGCTGATTCCGCTTGCGCGCAATGTAGGACTAGAAGACGTCGCCACGTACTTGGTGCGAATCTTCCTGCCGGTGTGGAACTGGCTGCGCTTTCCCGTCACGGTGGTAGTGGTGCTCACGCTCATCGCGGTGCTTTATCATTTCAGCCCCAACGTGCGGCCCGGACGCTTTAGGTGGATTACCTATGGTTCCGTGGTGGCGCTCGTGGGCACGGTTGCGTCTTGGGGCTTGGTAGGCCTCTACCTGAAGTACTTCGCTGCGGCCAGCGCCTATGGTGCGCTGAGCACCGTCATGGCGGTCTTCGTGGCCACGTGGCTGATGAACACGGTGCTGATCGTCGGTCTCAAGATTGATGCGGAGGTGCTGCGCGCCAAGGAGCTGCAGCTGGGATTGCACTCCGAGCGTTTCATCCAAGCCCCGCCGCGCGCCGATAATTCTTCCCAAGCTCAGGCCCGCGCCCAGGAGAGCTTGGAGCAAAGGGCGCGTGAGATTTCAGATAACGCGCGGCAGGCGCAGGATGATCTGGTGGAGGAAGCAGAGGGAGCAGGCAAAAACGCGCCTAGCTGA
- a CDS encoding DUF2505 domain-containing protein yields the protein MSTRSENTVIINQPIDKVHKALTTREYWDFIVAKLSPEPGTVHEFTGNTAVLYEILPTSLLPEAVRAMVSQDLKEKRTVTIGELVDEQISVSFTADVKGTPVDFKGDITYKSQDETTVLDYVTEVSVNIPMMGAAIEPKVAEALQELYTNEGKLTEEWISNNL from the coding sequence ATGTCAACCCGTAGCGAAAACACCGTTATCATCAACCAGCCCATCGATAAGGTGCACAAGGCACTGACCACTCGGGAGTACTGGGACTTCATTGTGGCCAAGCTGTCCCCGGAACCGGGTACCGTGCACGAGTTCACCGGCAACACCGCTGTGCTCTACGAAATTCTTCCGACCTCCCTCCTCCCGGAGGCTGTTCGCGCCATGGTCTCCCAGGACCTCAAGGAGAAGCGCACCGTGACCATCGGCGAGCTGGTGGACGAGCAGATTTCCGTCTCCTTCACCGCTGACGTCAAGGGCACCCCGGTCGACTTCAAGGGTGACATCACCTACAAGTCCCAGGATGAGACCACCGTTCTGGATTACGTCACCGAGGTTTCCGTCAACATCCCGATGATGGGCGCTGCCATCGAGCCGAAGGTCGCTGAGGCTCTGCAGGAGCTCTACACGAACGAGGGCAAGCTCACCGAAGAGTGGATCTCCAACAACCTCTAA
- a CDS encoding UDP-N-acetylmuramate dehydrogenase, with translation MLDKFLTLADIDGVTLDSETTFADLTTLRIGGAPLVTVRCGSAESAVAALAALDDASQDYLVVGGGSNLVVAEGQLDVVVVILDFEDIDVTVANGLVRADAGAVWDDVVALTVECGLGGIECLSGIPGNAGAVPVQNVGAYGAETSDVLTQVYLYERATRTATWVPAEELELAYRYSNLKFTGRGVVLAIELQLTTDGLSKPLRFGQLTQNPGERRPVADVREEVLKLRRGKGMVLDPQDHDTWSAGSFFTNPIAEPQVADSIQEAVRAARGDEDADRMPRHAAAETTASGERKEKLSAAWLIERAGFAKGYPGEESGAKATLSTKHTLALTNRGEATADDIVALARDIRAGVQKAFGVTLEPEPIWLGVSI, from the coding sequence GTGCTAGATAAATTCCTGACCCTCGCTGACATTGACGGAGTCACTCTGGATTCCGAGACCACCTTCGCTGATCTCACGACGCTGCGCATCGGTGGTGCACCGCTGGTGACGGTGCGCTGCGGCAGCGCTGAGTCGGCGGTTGCGGCCTTGGCCGCGCTTGACGACGCCTCCCAGGACTACCTCGTCGTCGGCGGTGGCTCCAACCTCGTGGTGGCGGAAGGCCAGTTGGATGTCGTGGTTGTCATCCTCGATTTCGAGGACATCGACGTCACCGTGGCCAACGGACTCGTGCGCGCTGATGCGGGCGCGGTGTGGGATGACGTCGTGGCCCTGACCGTGGAGTGCGGCCTGGGCGGCATTGAGTGCCTGTCCGGCATCCCGGGCAATGCGGGTGCCGTACCGGTACAGAACGTCGGCGCCTATGGCGCGGAGACCTCCGACGTCCTCACGCAGGTCTACCTCTATGAGCGCGCCACCCGCACCGCGACGTGGGTACCGGCGGAAGAACTGGAGCTGGCCTACCGTTACTCCAACCTGAAGTTCACCGGGCGCGGCGTGGTGTTGGCTATTGAGCTGCAGCTCACCACCGATGGACTGTCCAAGCCCCTGCGCTTTGGCCAGCTCACCCAGAACCCCGGTGAGCGCCGCCCCGTGGCCGACGTCCGCGAGGAAGTACTGAAGCTGCGCCGCGGCAAAGGCATGGTGCTCGACCCGCAAGACCACGACACTTGGTCAGCCGGTTCTTTCTTTACCAACCCCATCGCGGAACCACAAGTTGCCGATTCCATCCAGGAAGCTGTCCGCGCCGCCCGCGGCGATGAGGATGCGGACCGCATGCCTCGACACGCGGCGGCTGAAACCACCGCGTCGGGAGAAAGAAAAGAAAAGCTCTCCGCCGCGTGGCTCATCGAGCGAGCCGGCTTTGCCAAGGGCTACCCGGGTGAAGAGTCGGGTGCGAAGGCAACCTTGTCCACCAAGCACACCCTGGCGCTGACCAACCGCGGTGAGGCCACTGCAGACGACATCGTTGCGCTGGCCCGCGACATTCGCGCCGGGGTTCAGAAGGCCTTCGGCGTGACTTTGGAGCCGGAGCCCATCTGGCTGGGTGTGAGTATTTAA
- a CDS encoding class I SAM-dependent methyltransferase, whose translation MADHAHNLRAQESAGRPFGVITRGTTNPNRLRRCDRWMVAHPDISSLLRSTTKPLALDVGYGASHTTTVEWAGWLRSVNPNTRVTGLEISPERVLPPRDGVTFELGGFELAGYRPHLVRAFNVLRQYDVDQVEKAWNTVTSRLAPGGFFVEGTCDELGRRAAWVLLSAAGPRTLTLAWDPFDVERPSDIAERLPKILIHRNVPGEPIHELLQAADAAWDRAAGWSPYGPRVRWRMAREELRQTVPIHPVNRRLRDNVLTVDWDLVVGQL comes from the coding sequence ATGGCCGATCACGCGCATAACCTGAGGGCTCAGGAAAGCGCTGGTCGGCCTTTTGGCGTTATTACCCGCGGCACCACCAACCCCAACCGCCTACGCCGCTGCGATCGGTGGATGGTGGCGCACCCGGACATTTCCTCGCTGCTGCGCTCCACAACTAAGCCGCTGGCTCTCGACGTCGGCTACGGCGCCTCCCACACCACCACGGTGGAGTGGGCCGGCTGGCTGCGCAGCGTTAACCCGAACACTCGGGTAACGGGCCTTGAGATTTCCCCCGAGCGCGTCCTGCCGCCGCGCGATGGCGTGACCTTTGAGCTCGGCGGGTTTGAGCTCGCTGGCTACCGCCCGCACCTGGTGCGCGCCTTCAACGTGCTGCGCCAGTATGACGTCGACCAAGTGGAGAAGGCCTGGAACACGGTGACCTCGCGCCTGGCACCCGGCGGCTTCTTCGTGGAGGGAACCTGCGACGAGCTGGGGCGCAGGGCAGCCTGGGTGCTTCTCAGCGCCGCCGGCCCACGCACCCTAACCCTCGCCTGGGATCCCTTCGACGTTGAGCGCCCCAGCGATATCGCGGAGCGACTGCCCAAAATCCTCATCCACCGCAACGTGCCGGGCGAGCCGATCCACGAGCTCTTGCAAGCAGCGGACGCTGCCTGGGACCGCGCCGCCGGCTGGTCGCCGTATGGCCCGCGGGTGCGCTGGCGCATGGCGCGCGAAGAACTCCGGCAGACAGTGCCCATCCATCCGGTGAACCGCCGCCTGCGGGATAACGTGCTCACAGTGGATTGGGACCTCGTAGTTGGCCAACTTTAA